In a single window of the Melissococcus plutonius ATCC 35311 genome:
- a CDS encoding AraC family ligand binding domain-containing protein → MPIYFQPISATLPLSLESMGNNWNQLSIQRIQGYPYYHWLQTQSGCGEVWIENRKIMLTKNQGILMPPFIPHAYYPKDNWKTRFFTINGTLQESIIEILGTKHFLLSKDTIEFSFSGWLDEVIAVYERQGIQPLEISQGIYPFLLYLSSIDERQYKFTHPLFQQYVHPVITKIETNYMDELKVEELAKQLYISPQYLTRLFKRFTEAFHQKNQLTPMEFRKLHLSINNNL, encoded by the coding sequence ATGCCTATTTATTTTCAACCAATTTCAGCAACTTTACCACTTTCGTTAGAAAGCATGGGGAATAATTGGAATCAACTTTCGATTCAAAGAATTCAAGGTTATCCTTACTATCATTGGTTACAAACACAATCTGGGTGTGGAGAAGTATGGATAGAAAATCGAAAAATTATGCTTACCAAGAATCAAGGAATTTTAATGCCTCCTTTTATTCCACATGCCTATTATCCGAAAGATAATTGGAAGACAAGATTCTTTACAATTAATGGTACATTACAAGAAAGCATTATAGAGATTTTAGGTACAAAACATTTCTTATTAAGCAAAGATACTATTGAGTTTTCTTTTTCTGGTTGGCTTGATGAAGTGATTGCTGTTTACGAAAGGCAAGGGATTCAACCGTTAGAAATTTCTCAAGGTATATACCCATTTTTATTATATTTGTCATCAATTGATGAAAGACAATATAAATTTACACATCCTTTGTTTCAACAATATGTTCATCCAGTTATTACAAAAATTGAAACAAATTATATGGATGAGTTAAAAGTTGAAGAATTAGCAAAACAACTATATATTAGTCCTCAATACTTAACCAGATTATTTAAGCGATTTACTGAAGCTTTCCATCAAAAAAATCAATTGACTCCAATGGAATTTCGAAAATTGCATCTTTCAATAAATAACAATCTATAA